In Vibrio alfacsensis, the following proteins share a genomic window:
- a CDS encoding fructose-specific PTS transporter subunit EIIC: MSTLTAQATNNSDFKKLLSTMKGHLLFGTSHMLPFIVAGGVLLALAVMASGKGAVPADGLLADISNIGIKGLVLFPIILGGFIGYSIADKPALAPAMISSGIMADMGGGFLGCIVAGFIAGGVVFQLKKIPLSTNMTALGAYFIYPLIGTLISAGIVLWGIGEPIKIFMASMNEFLASMAGASKVVLGAILGGMTAFDMGGPINKVATLFAQTQVDTQPWLMGGVGIAICTPPLGMALATFLFKKKFTKQEQEAGKAAAIMGSIGISEGAIPFAANDPMRVLPSIVAGGIVGCVFGFLTDILLHAPWGGLITAPVSSNIPMYVVGIALGSLTTAVIVGFWKPVAEEEAEDEIAEAAPVQAQAAPAAGEGEYDIVAVTCCPSGVAHTFMAAKALEKAGAAAGIKIKVETQGQNGIQNRITDLDVANAKLVILAHDIQVKDAHRFANANVVECSTKEAMKNATNLIQA; the protein is encoded by the coding sequence ATGAGTACCCTAACAGCTCAAGCTACTAATAATAGCGATTTTAAAAAACTCTTAAGCACCATGAAAGGTCACCTTTTGTTTGGTACTTCTCACATGCTGCCATTTATCGTTGCTGGTGGTGTTCTACTGGCTTTAGCGGTAATGGCATCTGGTAAAGGTGCGGTACCTGCCGACGGTTTATTGGCTGATATTTCTAATATCGGTATTAAAGGTCTGGTACTGTTTCCAATTATTCTGGGTGGCTTTATCGGTTACTCAATTGCAGACAAACCAGCACTTGCTCCAGCAATGATTTCTTCTGGCATCATGGCAGACATGGGCGGTGGCTTCCTTGGCTGTATCGTTGCAGGTTTCATCGCCGGTGGTGTGGTATTCCAACTTAAGAAGATCCCTCTTTCTACCAACATGACGGCTCTGGGCGCGTACTTCATTTACCCACTAATTGGTACTCTCATTTCTGCAGGTATCGTGCTTTGGGGTATCGGTGAGCCAATCAAGATCTTCATGGCTTCTATGAACGAATTCTTAGCTTCTATGGCTGGCGCTTCTAAAGTGGTTCTAGGTGCTATTCTTGGCGGTATGACAGCGTTCGACATGGGTGGTCCAATCAACAAAGTAGCAACCCTATTTGCTCAAACTCAAGTTGATACACAACCTTGGCTAATGGGTGGCGTTGGTATCGCTATCTGTACACCTCCTCTAGGCATGGCACTAGCCACATTCCTATTCAAGAAGAAATTCACTAAGCAAGAGCAAGAAGCAGGTAAAGCAGCTGCAATCATGGGTTCAATCGGTATCTCTGAAGGTGCTATCCCATTCGCAGCAAACGACCCAATGCGCGTGCTTCCATCTATCGTTGCTGGTGGTATTGTTGGCTGTGTGTTTGGTTTCCTAACGGACATCCTGCTACACGCACCATGGGGTGGCCTGATCACGGCACCAGTATCAAGCAACATTCCGATGTACGTAGTTGGTATCGCGCTAGGCTCACTCACCACAGCAGTTATCGTTGGATTCTGGAAACCAGTAGCTGAAGAAGAAGCTGAAGACGAAATCGCAGAAGCAGCACCTGTACAAGCTCAAGCAGCTCCAGCAGCAGGCGAAGGCGAGTACGACATCGTAGCAGTAACATGTTGCCCATCTGGCGTGGCACACACATTCATGGCGGCAAAAGCACTTGAAAAAGCGGGCGCAGCGGCTGGTATCAAGATCAAAGTAGAAACGCAAGGTCAAAACGGCATCCAGAACCGCATCACGGACCTAGATGTAGCAAACGCGAAATTGGTGATTCTTGCTCACGATATCCAAGTGAAAGACGCACACCGATTTGCAAATGCGAATGTTGTGGAATGCTCAACTAAAGAAGCAATGAAAAACGCAACCAATCTAATTCAAGCTTAA
- a CDS encoding LysR family transcriptional regulator gives MDFSSRLLLLLEVVEFGSFIKVAEQKNVDRSVVSKQISRLEDELGVRLLNRTTRSLSLTVAGNEMVNQAKALRTLLSDTHRLAQNYHEEPRGVLRITSSTMFGRQYVQDAISVFQQQYPDVEFELRLEDRMVDMVQEGFDIGFRIGRPKNSSLITRKIARSRLLIVAAPRFLEKHGEVNSLEILESLPATIYAAPGLLFDKFGYQDEQGKQQHFQLNAAYKVNDVEMLARSAAGGNTLAVVTAQMVQDEIKQGKLVPIMTDLNIDDFGTFYAVYPHRDAPIKTKLFIDTLKSIVGEETPIWEKNIPNFDKMYGRGR, from the coding sequence ATGGATTTCTCTAGCCGATTATTACTGTTACTTGAAGTCGTTGAGTTTGGCTCATTCATAAAAGTAGCAGAACAAAAGAATGTTGACCGCTCTGTGGTCTCAAAGCAGATCAGTAGATTGGAAGATGAGTTGGGCGTTCGCTTACTTAACCGAACCACGCGCTCACTGTCATTGACGGTTGCTGGTAATGAAATGGTTAACCAAGCCAAAGCCCTGCGCACTTTACTGAGTGATACTCACCGTTTGGCGCAGAACTATCACGAAGAGCCTCGTGGTGTCTTGCGCATTACCAGCTCGACCATGTTCGGGCGTCAATACGTTCAAGATGCGATTTCAGTGTTTCAACAACAATATCCAGATGTAGAGTTTGAACTGCGCTTAGAAGATCGCATGGTTGATATGGTGCAAGAGGGTTTTGATATTGGCTTCCGTATCGGACGACCTAAAAACTCAAGCTTGATTACTCGAAAGATTGCGCGAAGCCGTCTGTTGATTGTTGCCGCCCCGAGATTTTTAGAAAAACATGGAGAGGTGAACAGTCTGGAGATATTGGAATCTTTACCCGCCACTATTTACGCCGCCCCAGGTTTGTTATTCGATAAATTCGGCTATCAAGATGAGCAAGGTAAACAACAGCATTTTCAGCTTAATGCCGCTTATAAAGTGAATGATGTAGAAATGTTGGCAAGAAGCGCTGCGGGTGGAAATACGCTTGCGGTGGTAACCGCACAGATGGTGCAAGACGAAATCAAACAAGGCAAGTTAGTTCCAATTATGACGGACTTGAATATTGATGATTTCGGTACTTTCTACGCCGTGTACCCACATCGAGATGCACCAATTAAAACGAAGCTATTCATCGACACACTCAAATCCATAGTTGGAGAAGAGACGCCCATTTGGGAAAAGAACATTCCAAACTTCGACAAGATGTATGGGCGAGGGAGGTAA
- a CDS encoding peptide-methionine (S)-S-oxide reductase, producing MEKIYFAGGCLWGVQEFMRHLPGVMETEAGRANGTTSSTSSAYDGYAECVLTCFDPNQISVSTLMSYFFEIIDPYSINKQGDDIGEKYRTGVYSQNQQHLAFAKAFIASKEDADKIVVEVLPLKNYVPSDNEHQDRLTRFPGDYCHIPLDLLHKYKNQSKP from the coding sequence ATGGAAAAAATTTACTTTGCGGGCGGTTGCCTTTGGGGAGTTCAAGAGTTTATGCGTCATCTACCGGGGGTAATGGAAACTGAAGCCGGACGCGCAAATGGCACAACAAGCTCAACGTCCTCAGCATATGATGGTTACGCTGAGTGTGTACTGACTTGCTTTGACCCAAATCAGATATCCGTAAGTACATTAATGAGCTACTTTTTTGAAATCATTGATCCTTACAGCATCAATAAGCAAGGTGATGACATCGGTGAAAAGTACCGAACAGGCGTTTACAGCCAAAACCAACAACATCTCGCATTTGCCAAAGCATTCATTGCCTCAAAAGAAGATGCCGATAAAATTGTCGTAGAGGTACTGCCACTGAAAAATTATGTACCGAGTGACAATGAACATCAAGATCGACTGACGCGCTTTCCGGGTGACTACTGCCATATCCCACTCGATTTATTGCACAAATACAAAAACCAAAGTAAACCTTAA
- a CDS encoding rhodanese-like domain-containing protein has product MLMCTGLLHSVAQASERAEQGWQLIEQGAMIVDVRTPQEFADGHLDNAINYPLSELDTYLANVDKDVHIVLYCRSGNRSGQAYQYLQSQGFTNIHNAGGLVEMQQVK; this is encoded by the coding sequence ATGCTAATGTGTACCGGATTACTTCACTCAGTCGCACAGGCTTCTGAACGAGCGGAGCAAGGTTGGCAACTTATTGAACAAGGCGCAATGATAGTTGATGTTCGTACGCCGCAAGAGTTTGCGGATGGTCATTTGGACAATGCCATCAATTACCCACTGTCAGAGCTAGACACATATTTAGCCAATGTTGATAAAGACGTACATATCGTCCTTTATTGCCGCAGCGGTAATCGCTCAGGGCAAGCGTATCAATACTTACAGTCACAAGGCTTCACAAACATTCATAACGCCGGTGGATTGGTTGAGATGCAGCAGGTGAAGTAA